One genomic segment of [Phormidium] sp. ETS-05 includes these proteins:
- the csaB gene encoding polysaccharide pyruvyl transferase CsaB yields the protein MGQIKVVCCGYYGQGNAGDEALLASLLQMLPKNCTPCIISGNPQQTQERYGVTAVGRTAAPQVLQALHQADAFIWGGGSLIQDATSIRSPLYYAGLMGLAQQLGLKTIALAQGIGPLRRSLTRSVARRVFAGCTAVSVRDTGSAKLLADWNIPFIMAPDLVWALEAKPAPSLGASLGNLPAPRVAVTLREHPELTPARLKAIEQALVNFQKATNTFILLVPFQASKDLAIAQQLATALGDRAQILTVEDPQQLKSLFQGVEMAVGMRLHSIIMAAAAHCKCFGISYDPKVTQLMTELDLPGILLSELPESSDTIRKNLLDCYANGQPLSGAKTQSLVEGTLMHQDMLKQVLAADD from the coding sequence ATGGGGCAAATAAAAGTAGTATGCTGTGGATATTACGGCCAAGGTAATGCCGGAGATGAGGCCCTATTAGCTTCCCTGCTGCAAATGCTGCCAAAAAACTGCACTCCTTGCATCATCAGCGGCAACCCCCAGCAAACCCAAGAGCGTTACGGAGTGACAGCCGTGGGGCGGACTGCGGCCCCCCAAGTATTGCAGGCGTTACATCAAGCCGACGCCTTTATCTGGGGTGGGGGTAGCTTGATTCAAGATGCCACCAGCATTCGCAGCCCTTTATACTACGCTGGTTTGATGGGATTAGCGCAACAACTGGGTTTAAAGACGATCGCCCTCGCCCAAGGCATCGGGCCCCTGCGGCGCTCCCTCACCCGCTCAGTGGCGCGGCGGGTATTCGCGGGTTGCACCGCCGTCAGCGTGCGGGATACCGGTTCGGCAAAACTATTGGCAGATTGGAACATTCCATTTATCATGGCTCCAGACCTAGTGTGGGCTTTGGAAGCGAAACCAGCCCCCAGTTTAGGGGCCAGTTTGGGAAATCTACCCGCCCCTCGGGTAGCTGTCACCCTGCGGGAACACCCAGAACTAACCCCCGCACGCCTCAAGGCGATCGAGCAGGCCCTTGTCAACTTTCAAAAAGCCACTAATACATTTATTCTGCTGGTGCCATTTCAGGCATCAAAGGATTTAGCAATTGCCCAGCAACTTGCCACAGCATTAGGAGACAGAGCGCAGATTTTAACCGTGGAAGACCCCCAACAATTAAAAAGTTTATTTCAAGGAGTAGAAATGGCAGTGGGGATGCGTTTGCACAGTATAATTATGGCCGCCGCTGCTCATTGTAAGTGCTTCGGCATCAGTTATGACCCCAAAGTTACCCAACTGATGACAGAATTAGACTTGCCCGGAATTCTGTTATCAGAATTGCCGGAATCCTCCGATACCATCCGTAAAAATTTGCTAGACTGTTATGCTAATGGTCAGCCTCTTTCTGGGGCAAAAACCCAGTCATTAGTTGAAGGAACTCTCATGCACCAAGATATGTTAAAGCAAGTTTTGGCTGCGGATGATTGA
- a CDS encoding XisI protein has protein sequence MDPSATYREIVKQVILKYAKLRPSHGNIRLDAVFDETRERYALMQVGWDRGKRVRGNLIYLTIQDGKVHIEYDGMEMGITQDLIAQGIPENHIVLAFIPESQPSSLAPVSH, from the coding sequence ATGGATCCCAGCGCGACCTATAGAGAAATCGTCAAACAGGTAATTCTCAAATACGCGAAATTGCGCCCATCTCACGGAAACATTCGATTAGATGCGGTGTTTGATGAAACACGAGAACGTTATGCCCTCATGCAAGTAGGTTGGGATAGAGGCAAGCGAGTGAGGGGAAATCTAATTTACCTCACCATACAAGATGGCAAAGTTCATATTGAATACGATGGTATGGAGATGGGGATTACCCAAGATTTGATAGCCCAAGGCATTCCCGAAAATCATATTGTTTTAGCCTTCATCCCAGAATCTCAACCATCTTCCCTCGCCCCTGTGTCACACTGA
- a CDS encoding adenylate/guanylate cyclase domain-containing protein: protein MNYQLFQSRIEQVKQQPGVNATVIDSLYKWILKSDAGQRHRINPHQIARDCFMDLSLTVTGCLQAVKGGIFDLNWDVRCPHCDMVCDEHHDLSQASGLGKCPMCEIEFESDFAQRVEVTFSLAADIEKPITNASCAPPSALKAKFEMAVPSGESNYAIDYLNPGKYRYCCAITLAKGIMVVEGEPTDKIQEVQLTQLPGSEFDKKQITCAPGKIKIELTNSGDSLAGLYLHEDELPNQLTPEQLPPRVSGLQIIHLPVYKRLFGDQVLSQRERIKISSVTVMFTDITGSTSMYEKLGDAKAYNIVRDHFEILFGAIEQQGGTVLKTIGDAVMASFISSEAAIKAAINALVDFRDYNQNRPEEEQVKIKIGIHRGSTVLVNLNNRLDYFGSTVNKAARIQGVSQSWEISLSEEVYHAEMLVTALKSSGQWEVTKHEVDLKGIEGKQEVYSLGFYPRGY, encoded by the coding sequence ATGAATTACCAACTGTTTCAATCCCGAATCGAACAAGTCAAACAGCAACCAGGGGTAAATGCCACAGTCATTGATTCCCTGTACAAGTGGATCCTCAAATCAGATGCGGGGCAACGTCACCGCATCAACCCCCATCAAATTGCCAGAGATTGTTTTATGGATTTATCCCTCACTGTCACTGGCTGCTTGCAAGCCGTGAAAGGAGGCATATTTGATTTAAACTGGGACGTTCGCTGCCCTCATTGTGACATGGTTTGTGACGAACACCACGATTTAAGCCAAGCCTCTGGCTTAGGTAAATGCCCCATGTGCGAAATTGAGTTTGAAAGCGATTTTGCCCAGCGTGTGGAAGTTACATTTTCCTTAGCAGCAGATATAGAAAAACCCATAACCAATGCCTCCTGCGCACCTCCATCGGCGCTCAAAGCTAAATTTGAAATGGCGGTTCCTAGCGGGGAAAGTAATTATGCTATAGATTATTTAAATCCCGGCAAATACCGCTACTGTTGTGCGATTACCTTAGCTAAAGGTATCATGGTAGTGGAGGGAGAACCCACAGACAAAATCCAGGAAGTGCAACTCACTCAGTTACCAGGGAGTGAGTTTGATAAAAAACAAATTACCTGCGCTCCGGGTAAAATTAAAATCGAGCTGACTAACTCCGGTGATTCCCTGGCGGGGTTGTACCTGCATGAGGATGAATTGCCCAATCAACTGACGCCAGAGCAACTCCCTCCCAGAGTCAGCGGGTTGCAAATTATCCATTTACCCGTCTATAAACGCCTATTTGGCGACCAAGTGTTATCCCAGCGGGAGCGGATAAAAATCAGCTCCGTAACGGTGATGTTTACCGATATCACCGGTTCTACGAGTATGTATGAGAAGCTCGGTGATGCCAAAGCCTATAATATCGTGCGCGACCACTTTGAGATTTTGTTCGGGGCGATCGAGCAGCAAGGAGGCACAGTCTTAAAAACCATTGGCGATGCGGTGATGGCTTCCTTTATCTCCAGCGAAGCGGCGATCAAAGCGGCAATTAATGCTTTAGTTGATTTTAGAGATTATAACCAAAATCGCCCAGAAGAAGAGCAAGTTAAGATCAAAATCGGCATTCATCGCGGGTCAACGGTTCTGGTAAATCTCAACAACCGGTTAGATTACTTTGGCAGCACAGTTAACAAAGCAGCCAGAATTCAAGGCGTGTCTCAAAGCTGGGAAATTTCCTTATCCGAGGAAGTTTACCATGCCGAAATGCTGGTAACAGCGTTAAAATCGTCTGGGCAATGGGAAGTCACCAAGCATGAGGTAGATTTAAAAGGCATTGAGGGTAAACAGGAGGTTTATTCTTTGGGTTTTTATCCCAGGGGATATTAA
- a CDS encoding spermidine synthase, which translates to MLIVSGLTLFLSAHLLFWVQLMVAKMILPLLGGSPAVWNTCQFFFQGTLLLGYAYSHFTSSHWLPRRQALFHCLLIFGPLLFLPITISPNATFLATSSDAHPIFPLLALLTIAVGCPFFVVATTAPLVQKWFSDSGHPQSQDPYFLYTASNLGSICGLVSYPLLIEPYFSLTHQSQFWAIGYGLLICLTLACSVPSWALAKTNSSLASSPAAPPNLEITQPTNKEKAQWVLLSFIPSSLMLGVTTYITTDLAAIPLLWAIPLGIYLLSFIVTFARTSRWPSRWFLLVLPLLFTALIFLVLLQAMRPLWLFLPLHLAGLFIAACIFHGELARRRPQLGASGGNLTGFYLWMAFGGLLGGVFNAIVSPLIFPTLLEYPLIMVLSILIIPELSADNPHHSDPTLQTNRRLSLGLLFGGFLVGFTPQTFLPNLAGIVIAIILLYAIYRLYHIKLYRLIYGIILILLLGQFSLADLAGLLAAKRSFYGINRVILDSEGGYHLLMHGTTMHGKQSLDPKRRHIPLTYFYPTGPLGQLFTYLNSHKPPSRVAVLGLGIGTLAAYSLPQQQWTFYEIDPLVADIAQNPDYFTFLPDAKAPFSVILGDGRLQLAKAAHSYDLIIMDAFTSDAIPVHLVTREAIQLYLTKLTPQGIIAINISNRYINLEPVLGAIARDLGLATLSQQQLEITPEEKALGKSPSQWVLLSRQSDNFGDLNPQWHPITNLAAKAWTDDFSNIWTTIRFFHPR; encoded by the coding sequence TTGCTAATTGTATCCGGTTTGACATTATTTCTCAGCGCCCACCTGCTGTTCTGGGTGCAGCTTATGGTAGCCAAAATGATTCTTCCCCTGTTGGGGGGTTCTCCCGCTGTTTGGAACACTTGCCAGTTTTTCTTTCAAGGCACTTTATTGCTCGGTTACGCCTACTCCCACTTTACCAGCTCTCACTGGCTCCCCCGCCGTCAAGCCCTATTTCACTGTCTGCTCATTTTCGGGCCTTTATTATTTTTGCCCATCACTATATCCCCAAATGCTACTTTCCTCGCCACCAGTAGCGATGCTCATCCCATTTTCCCCCTCTTAGCTCTCCTCACTATAGCCGTTGGTTGCCCCTTTTTCGTCGTTGCCACCACCGCCCCCCTAGTGCAAAAATGGTTTAGCGACAGCGGACACCCCCAGAGCCAAGACCCCTATTTTCTCTACACCGCCAGCAACTTAGGCAGCATTTGTGGACTGGTATCTTATCCGCTGCTAATTGAGCCTTATTTTTCTCTCACTCATCAAAGTCAATTCTGGGCAATTGGTTATGGCTTATTAATTTGCCTCACTCTCGCCTGCTCGGTTCCTAGTTGGGCTTTAGCCAAAACTAATTCGTCTTTAGCTTCTAGCCCTGCTGCTCCCCCAAACCTAGAGATAACCCAACCCACAAATAAGGAAAAAGCCCAGTGGGTGTTACTGTCTTTTATCCCTTCCAGCTTAATGCTGGGAGTCACTACTTATATTACCACAGATTTGGCGGCAATTCCCCTGCTGTGGGCGATTCCTTTAGGAATTTATCTCCTATCTTTTATTGTTACTTTTGCCAGAACGTCCCGTTGGCCTTCCCGGTGGTTTCTGCTAGTTTTACCTTTATTATTCACCGCACTAATTTTTTTAGTTTTGCTCCAGGCAATGCGACCCTTATGGTTGTTTCTGCCTCTGCATTTAGCGGGATTATTTATAGCGGCTTGTATTTTTCATGGCGAATTGGCTCGCCGTCGTCCGCAATTAGGCGCATCTGGGGGAAATTTGACCGGGTTTTATTTGTGGATGGCTTTTGGCGGTTTGTTGGGGGGGGTGTTTAACGCGATCGTCTCCCCCCTCATCTTCCCCACCCTCCTAGAATACCCCCTCATCATGGTGCTAAGCATTCTGATCATCCCCGAATTATCCGCCGATAATCCCCATCACAGCGACCCCACCCTCCAAACTAACCGCCGCCTCAGCCTAGGTTTATTATTTGGTGGTTTCCTCGTCGGCTTCACCCCCCAGACTTTTCTCCCTAATCTGGCTGGCATAGTTATCGCCATTATCTTATTATATGCCATATATCGCCTTTATCACATCAAATTATATCGCTTGATTTATGGTATTATATTAATTTTATTGCTCGGCCAGTTTTCTTTAGCTGACTTAGCGGGCTTATTAGCAGCAAAACGCAGTTTTTACGGCATCAACCGGGTTATCCTAGACTCAGAAGGCGGCTATCACCTCCTGATGCACGGCACCACCATGCACGGGAAACAAAGCCTCGACCCCAAACGTCGCCACATCCCCTTAACTTATTTTTATCCCACTGGGCCACTAGGGCAATTATTCACCTATTTAAACAGCCATAAACCACCATCCCGCGTCGCCGTTCTGGGACTGGGTATTGGCACCTTAGCCGCCTATTCCCTCCCCCAGCAACAGTGGACTTTTTATGAAATTGACCCCCTGGTGGCTGACATCGCCCAAAACCCAGATTATTTTACCTTTTTACCAGATGCCAAAGCCCCATTTTCCGTGATTTTAGGTGATGGGCGCTTACAACTAGCTAAAGCCGCTCATAGCTATGATTTAATCATTATGGACGCTTTTACCTCCGATGCCATTCCCGTTCACCTGGTCACGCGAGAAGCCATCCAGCTCTATTTGACCAAATTAACCCCCCAAGGGATAATCGCCATTAACATTTCTAACCGCTACATCAATCTAGAGCCAGTTTTAGGCGCGATCGCCCGAGATTTAGGACTAGCAACCTTGAGCCAACAACAGTTAGAAATCACCCCAGAAGAAAAAGCACTGGGTAAATCTCCCTCCCAATGGGTTTTATTATCCCGTCAATCCGATAATTTCGGAGATTTAAACCCCCAATGGCACCCCATAACCAATCTAGCCGCTAAAGCCTGGACTGATGATTTTTCTAATATTTGGACTACCATTAGATTTTTCCACCCTAGGTAA